DNA sequence from the Amycolatopsis sp. Hca4 genome:
TGTTCGATGGACCGCAGGCGGTCCTGGACGTCCTTGAGCTGCCGTTCGGTTTCTTCCTGCGTCCGGACGGCTTTCTCGGCCAGGCTCCGGTATTCGCTCTCGCGGGCGAGCGCGGCTTTGGCCCGCCAGGTCGCGGCCAGCTGCACGATCGCGATCGACAGCACGACGGTGATCAGGACGAAGACCCCGGTCACGCCGATGATTTCCTGCCACTGGTGCCAGTTCACGTCCGTCCCTCCTCGCCGTCCCCCTGGACGGACTCCGGTGTGGTCAGCGTCGGCGCGGCCGCCGCGATCGCCTCCGGCGTCAGCACGACGGAGAACGGGGTGAGCTCGTAGAACCGCAGCGTCTTGCCGTCCTCGCCGGTCTCGAAGCCAGCGCTGACCAGGCCGGCGGCTTCGAGCTTGCGCAGGTGGACCTGCAGCAGCGCGCGGCTGATCCGCAGTTCGCGGGCCAGCTTGCTGACGTAGGTGCGTTCGGCGTGCAGGGCCGCGACGATCCGCAGCCGGTGCGGGTTGGCGAGCGCGCCCAGCTGCCGCAGGAGCTCGTCACCCGGCGTCCACATGCCAACAAAAGTTAGCAGGTGCCAGGAGGGTGCGCCATCAGGATGATCCCCGAGATCACATCGGGTGTTCCAGCCACACGTTCGGCTCGACGTAGGTCGCCACGTCGTAGGTGGTCGAGGCGTGGACCGGGGCGATGCCGCCCGGGATGAGGTTCTCGCCGTCCTCGAGCTTCACGCCCGTCCACTCGTGCCAGTCCGCCAGTGAGCCCGACAGCGTCACCGCGAACGGGCACACCTTCACCACCCGGGCGCCGAGCCGCTCGTGGGTGCGCAGCCAGCGGTCGGCGAGCAGGCCGTCCGGACGGCGGCGGGCCGCGTACTCCGGCATCGGGACGGTCGGCTCGGCCTCCTTGCCGATCGGGCGGACCGAGACGATCAGCTTGCTCAGCCCCGATTCCGCCGCCACGGCCTTGAGCGCCTTCAGCATCGGGGCCGCCAGGCCGGTGCCCCGCAGGTGCGGGGCGATCACGACTTCCAGCGCGCACAACGCGTTCGGCGCGCGGCCGTCCATGACGTCCTGGGCCGCCCACTCGATCGCCTG
Encoded proteins:
- a CDS encoding winged helix-turn-helix domain-containing protein is translated as MWTPGDELLRQLGALANPHRLRIVAALHAERTYVSKLARELRISRALLQVHLRKLEAAGLVSAGFETGEDGKTLRFYELTPFSVVLTPEAIAAAAPTLTTPESVQGDGEEGRT
- a CDS encoding Long-chain-fatty-acid--CoA ligase; protein product: MRVVDLAGRPDLLDAALGLGDVGGQFIYQGASGRMITGERFLRHWARYFLIALADDGTPMARALSVPLAYPAPDRTELPDHGWDQAIEWAAQDVMDGRAPNALCALEVVIAPHLRGTGLAAPMLKALKAVAAESGLSKLIVSVRPIGKEAEPTVPMPEYAARRRPDGLLADRWLRTHERLGARVVKVCPFAVTLSGSLADWHEWTGVKLEDGENLIPGGIAPVHASTTYDVATYVEPNVWLEHPM